One segment of Ipomoea triloba cultivar NCNSP0323 chromosome 12, ASM357664v1 DNA contains the following:
- the LOC115999713 gene encoding uncharacterized protein LOC115999713 — translation MTGVICAASNEDQTLLLSSSSSIFCFSQPTADAATHRRPGRSHEPAISGNHSQRGSESVIEEMDQQAAAMPADNELLEKRPGVLIVGAPNVGKRTLLSRLLSIDLDDTSDTSSGLLAYGWTINTKYYTADVSLWMANLHEKFSVEALPISDQLAALVMVFDISDLLSFLELKDWVSHTDISKFDILLCIGNKVDLLPGHSAHVEYRRRLLKCAESSGSSYTEILDTGIDETEGSSLLGDDESSWEIKQACLQWCIELNIEYVEACASNVDFDKCLSVDGDSQGVERLQGALSAYMWPGMVLKSGDKINEPSLPQEQDVSDEESEYELEYEILSAGSAEPWDDVDGGWISADGPVTTTGTAESSKQKENGSEGEVGPSTLESQLPGVIEKEEIPGKDEADIVSEADKGTTYNFEDLEQLMAEIGNVRDSLRLMPDFQRREMAANLAMKMATMFGDSSGDEEGLD, via the exons ATGACCGGAGTAATTTGTGCTGCATCAAATGAAGATCAGACTCTCTTACTCTCTTCGTCGTCTTCGATCTTCTGCTTCTCCCAGCCGACGGCCGACGCAGCCACTCACCGTCGCCCAGGACGCAGTCACGAGCCAGCGATCTCCGGCAACCACTCCCAGCGAGGCAGCGAGTCag TGATAGAAGAAATGGATCAGCAAGCAGCAGCAATGCCGGCGGATAATGAATTGCTGGAGAAACGGCCCGGAGTGCTCATCGTTGGAGCTCCTAATGTTGGCAAACGTACACTCCTCTCTC GACTACTTTCAATAGATTTGGACGACACTTCTGATACATCATCCGGCTTACTTGCCTATGG GTGGACGATCAACACAAAGTACTACACAGCTGATGTTTCTCTTTGGATGGCCAATCTTCATGAGAAGTTTTCAGTTGAAGCCCTCCCAATATCTGATCAGCTGGCTGCATTAGTGATGGTTTTCGATATAAGTGAT TTATTGTCTTTTCTTGAACTTAAAGATTGGGTGTCACACACTGATATCTCGAAGTTTGATATTTTGTTATGCATTGGCAACAAAGTGGATCTTCTTCCTGGTCATTCAGCTCATGTTGAGTATAGACGTCGTCTGCTGAAATGTGCAGAATCTTCAGGTAGTTCTTACACAGAAATATTAGACACTGGTATTGATGAGACAGAAGGGAGTAGTCTATTAGGCGATGACGAATCCTCATGGGAGATTAAGCAAGCATGCTTGCAATGGTGCATTGAACTCAACATTGAATACGTTGAAGCCTGTGCATCAAATGTTGACTTTGACAAGT GTTTATCTGTCGATGGCGATTCACAGGGTGTTGAGCGACTCCAAGGGGCACTGTCAGCTTATATGTGGCCTGGAATGGTACTTAAGTCTGGTGATAAAATAAATGAACCTTCATTGCCTCAAGAACAAG ATGTGTCAGATGAAGAATCCGAATACGAACTTGAATATGAAATCCTATCTGCTGGTTCAGCAGAGCCCTGGGATGATGTAGATGGAGGCTGGATATCTGCAGATGGGCCTGTTACAACAACAGGGACAGCAGAATCAAGCAAACAGAAAGAGAATGGTTCTGAAGGAGAGGTGGGGCCTTCAACATTGGAATCTCAGCTGCCGGGAGTgattgaaaaagaagaaataccAGGAAAAGATGAAGCTGACATAGTATCTGAGGCTGATAAGGGCACAACATACAATTTTGAGGATTTGGAGCAGTTAATGGCTGAGATTGGAAATGTGCGTGATAGCTTAAGATTGATGCCAGATTTTCAAAGGAGGGAAATGGCAGCCAATCTGGCCATGAAAATGGCAACCATGTTTGGTGATAGCAGTGGAGATGAAGAAGGATTAGATTGA